From the Kitasatospora viridis genome, one window contains:
- a CDS encoding TetR/AcrR family transcriptional regulator, whose translation MTSPRSRKPARPREEVLAVAMAAIAEHGLAKLTMAGLGQQLGMSAGHLLYYFGSKDQLLLETLRWSEEQLGVRRRAVLERAGASAWERFGEYAELYLADGPGDPRWILWVEVWGRSPASAELRAGQLEIEAPWQTDLRALIEQGVAAGEFRPGSAAERAGQLRALLDGFSVPLAIGLPEVARAHSLAQVRAVAAALLGAPA comes from the coding sequence ATGACCTCGCCACGTTCGCGGAAGCCCGCGCGACCCCGGGAGGAGGTGCTGGCGGTGGCGATGGCGGCGATCGCGGAGCACGGGCTGGCGAAGCTGACCATGGCGGGGCTGGGGCAGCAGCTGGGGATGAGCGCGGGCCACCTGCTCTACTACTTCGGCAGCAAGGACCAGTTGCTGCTGGAGACGCTGCGCTGGAGCGAGGAGCAGCTCGGGGTGCGGCGCCGGGCGGTGCTGGAGCGGGCCGGGGCGTCGGCGTGGGAGCGGTTCGGGGAGTACGCGGAGCTGTACCTCGCGGACGGGCCAGGGGACCCGCGGTGGATCCTCTGGGTGGAGGTGTGGGGGCGCTCGCCGGCCAGCGCCGAACTGCGGGCGGGCCAGCTGGAGATCGAGGCGCCCTGGCAGACGGACCTGCGGGCGCTGATCGAACAGGGCGTGGCGGCCGGGGAGTTCCGGCCGGGCTCGGCGGCCGAGCGGGCGGGCCAGTTGCGGGCGCTGCTGGACGGGTTCTCGGTGCCGCTGGCGATCGGGCTGCCGGAGGTGGCGCGGGCGCACTCGCTCGCCCAGGTCCGGGCGGTGGCGGCGGCCCTGCTGGGGGCGCCGGCCTGA
- a CDS encoding peptidoglycan recognition protein family protein: MKFVSRAEWGALPPKQPWTYVAGAQGVKIHYEGTEVPADLVDHHELCAGRVRAIQAMHLADPTQGWIDIAYSALTCCHGFVFEGRGAHHENGANGNQPLNLAHYAVCAMIGDSGLTEPNDALLDGLCDAIDWLRREGGAGSEVKGHRDGYPTECPGDPLYAWVQRGAPRPGGGHRVAVGPVWPGEYLSLRQPMLHDENVRLWQQRMADRGWALTVDGWYGAQSQSVCERFQQDSSAHGWPLTVDGIVGEQTWNAAWQRPTS; encoded by the coding sequence ATGAAGTTCGTCAGTCGAGCCGAATGGGGTGCGCTGCCGCCCAAACAGCCGTGGACGTACGTGGCCGGCGCGCAGGGCGTCAAGATCCACTACGAGGGCACGGAGGTCCCGGCGGACCTGGTGGACCATCACGAGCTGTGCGCGGGGCGGGTGCGGGCGATCCAGGCGATGCACCTGGCCGACCCGACGCAGGGGTGGATCGACATCGCGTACAGCGCCCTGACCTGCTGCCACGGATTCGTCTTCGAAGGCCGTGGCGCGCACCACGAGAACGGCGCCAACGGCAACCAGCCGCTCAACCTCGCGCACTACGCGGTGTGCGCGATGATCGGCGACTCCGGGCTCACCGAGCCGAACGACGCGCTGCTCGACGGCCTGTGCGACGCGATCGACTGGCTGCGCCGGGAGGGCGGGGCCGGGTCGGAGGTGAAGGGGCACCGGGACGGCTACCCGACCGAGTGCCCGGGGGACCCGCTGTACGCCTGGGTGCAGCGCGGGGCGCCCAGGCCGGGCGGCGGGCACCGGGTGGCGGTCGGGCCGGTGTGGCCGGGGGAGTACCTGAGCCTGCGTCAGCCGATGCTGCACGACGAGAACGTGCGGCTCTGGCAGCAGCGGATGGCGGACCGCGGCTGGGCACTGACCGTGGACGGCTGGTACGGGGCGCAGTCGCAGTCCGTTTGTGAGCGGTTCCAACAGGATTCGTCCGCGCACGGTTGGCCGTTGACCGTGGATGGGATCGTGGGGGAGCAGACCTGGAACGCGGCCTGGCAGCGGCCGACCAGCTGA
- a CDS encoding GH25 family lysozyme, with protein sequence MGVYGQDWASYQSATPDTTGLSFAFIKVSQGLTYTNPEWTAQRDHARAAGLVVGYYHYPEMANSWQQEADRFLSLAQPQAGELVCLDWEGYDTANEGVSHADQLGYKQNWLRYVKGRLPHNPVGLYCNTDYWNNVDTTGYVQDFLWIATSGRPAGQPGISANWLFHQYSDSGDMDQDYCNLGSTDALRSWALGFAPPAQPAPPTGPAWPGEDLSLRQPLLHDANVRTWQQRIHDRGWPITVDGWYGPQSKSVCEQFQQDSSAHGWPLTVDGIVGQQTWNATWQRPVS encoded by the coding sequence ATGGGCGTTTACGGACAGGACTGGGCCAGCTACCAGTCGGCCACCCCGGACACCACGGGGCTGAGCTTCGCGTTCATCAAGGTCAGCCAGGGGCTGACCTACACCAACCCGGAGTGGACGGCGCAGCGCGACCACGCCCGGGCGGCCGGCCTGGTGGTCGGCTACTACCACTACCCGGAGATGGCCAACTCCTGGCAGCAGGAGGCGGATCGTTTCCTCTCGCTGGCGCAGCCGCAGGCCGGCGAGCTGGTCTGCCTGGACTGGGAGGGGTACGACACGGCGAACGAGGGCGTCAGCCACGCGGACCAGCTGGGCTACAAGCAGAACTGGCTGCGGTACGTGAAGGGCAGACTGCCGCACAACCCGGTGGGGCTGTACTGCAACACCGACTACTGGAACAACGTCGACACCACCGGCTACGTGCAGGACTTCCTGTGGATCGCCACCTCGGGCCGACCGGCCGGCCAGCCGGGGATCTCCGCGAACTGGCTGTTCCACCAGTACTCGGACTCCGGCGACATGGACCAGGACTACTGCAACCTCGGCAGCACCGACGCGCTCCGCTCCTGGGCCCTCGGGTTCGCCCCGCCCGCGCAGCCCGCCCCGCCCACCGGGCCGGCCTGGCCGGGCGAGGACCTGAGCCTGCGTCAGCCGCTGCTGCACGACGCGAACGTGCGCACCTGGCAGCAGCGGATCCACGACCGGGGCTGGCCGATCACGGTGGACGGCTGGTACGGCCCGCAGTCCAAGTCGGTCTGCGAGCAGTTCCAGCAGGATTCCTCCGCGCACGGCTGGCCGCTGACGGTCGACGGGATCGTCGGCCAGCAGACCTGGAACGCGACCTGGCAGCGGCCGGTCTCCTGA
- a CDS encoding agmatine deiminase family protein — translation MTTPAELGYRMPAEWHPHQRTWMAFPTTNQTFDTEERLHTGRLAWARVADTIARYEPVTLVVNLGETAVARQYVAADVEIVERPLDDAWMRDIGPTFLLGPDGRLGAADWIFNGWGAQSWASWEQDQHIAEHVSELTGAQRFASRLINEGGGIHVDGEGTVLVTETVQLGEGRNADWTKAEVEAELHAHLGTTKAIWLPRGLTRDYDEFGTRGHIDIVASFAAPGVVLAHVQPDPAHPDHEVCQELVAILRAATDAQGRPLEVIEVPAPTVLHDEDGEPVDYSYINHYVANGAVVLCAFDDPRDDEAAAILGRAYPGRTVELVDAREIFANGGGIHCITQQQPKA, via the coding sequence ATGACCACCCCCGCCGAGCTCGGCTACCGGATGCCCGCCGAATGGCACCCGCACCAGCGCACCTGGATGGCCTTCCCCACCACCAACCAGACCTTCGACACCGAGGAGCGGCTGCACACCGGCCGCCTCGCCTGGGCCCGGGTCGCCGACACCATCGCCCGTTACGAGCCGGTCACCCTGGTGGTCAACCTGGGCGAGACCGCGGTGGCCCGCCAGTACGTCGCCGCCGACGTCGAGATCGTCGAACGGCCGCTGGACGACGCCTGGATGCGCGACATCGGCCCCACCTTCCTGCTCGGCCCCGACGGGCGGCTCGGCGCCGCCGACTGGATCTTCAACGGCTGGGGCGCCCAGTCCTGGGCCAGTTGGGAGCAGGACCAGCACATCGCCGAGCACGTCAGCGAACTGACCGGGGCCCAGCGCTTCGCCTCCCGGCTGATCAACGAGGGCGGCGGCATCCACGTGGACGGCGAGGGCACCGTCCTGGTCACCGAGACCGTCCAGCTCGGCGAGGGCCGCAACGCCGACTGGACCAAGGCGGAGGTGGAGGCCGAGCTGCACGCCCACCTCGGCACCACCAAGGCGATCTGGCTGCCGCGCGGACTCACCCGCGACTACGACGAGTTCGGCACCCGCGGCCACATCGACATCGTCGCCTCGTTCGCCGCCCCCGGCGTCGTGCTGGCCCACGTCCAGCCCGACCCGGCCCACCCCGACCACGAGGTCTGCCAGGAGCTGGTGGCGATCCTGCGCGCCGCCACCGACGCCCAGGGCCGCCCGCTGGAGGTCATCGAGGTGCCGGCCCCCACCGTGCTGCACGACGAGGACGGCGAGCCGGTCGACTACTCCTACATCAACCACTACGTCGCCAACGGCGCCGTCGTGCTCTGCGCCTTCGACGACCCGCGCGACGACGAGGCCGCCGCCATCCTCGGCCGGGCCTACCCCGGCCGCACCGTCGAACTCGTGGACGCCCGCGAGATCTTCGCCAACGGTGGCGGCATCCACTGCATCACCCAGCAGCAGCCGAAGGCCTGA
- a CDS encoding urease subunit alpha, translating to MTAITPHDYISVHGPRAGDRIRLGDSGLIIRVEADSQQPGDEFLAGFGKTARDGLHLKAAAVRDTCDVVISNVLVIDAVQGIVKTSIGLVNGRIAAIGRAGNPDTMSGVEVVVGTGTTIVSGEGLIATAGAIDTHVHLLSPRIMEASLASGVTTIIGQEFGPVWGVGVNSPWALRHAFNAFDAWPVNIGFLGRGSSSDPAPLVEALVEGGASGFKVHEDMGAHTRALDTALRVAEEHDVQVALHTDGLNECLSVEDTLAVLEGRTIHAFHIEGCGGGHVPNVLKMAGVANVIGSSTNPTLPFGRDALAEAAGMIVSAHDLKIDLPGDAAMARERVRAGTMGAEGVLHDLGLIGITSSDAQGMGRAGETVRRTFAMAGRMKELLGPLDGPDGGYGTRESGDDNQRVLRYVAKLTINPAIAHGLSHEVGSIEVGKLGDIVLWRPDHFGAKPQLVLKAGFPAYGVVGDPNASTDRCEPLVLGPQFGAHGATAADISVAFVAQAAADGAYLDRAGDQLPTRRRRVGVRGTRGIGPGSLVRNARTGQVAVDATTGLVSLDGDPLRAEPAERVSLSRLYFL from the coding sequence ATGACAGCGATCACCCCGCACGACTACATCTCCGTGCACGGCCCGCGCGCGGGCGACCGGATCCGGCTCGGCGACTCCGGCCTGATCATCCGGGTGGAGGCCGACTCCCAGCAGCCCGGCGACGAGTTCCTGGCCGGCTTCGGCAAGACCGCCCGGGACGGCCTGCACCTCAAGGCCGCCGCCGTCCGCGACACCTGCGACGTGGTGATCAGCAACGTGCTGGTGATCGACGCGGTCCAGGGCATCGTGAAGACCTCGATCGGGCTGGTCAACGGCCGGATCGCGGCGATCGGCCGGGCCGGCAACCCGGACACCATGAGCGGCGTCGAGGTGGTGGTCGGCACCGGGACGACGATCGTCTCCGGCGAGGGCCTGATCGCCACCGCCGGCGCCATCGACACCCACGTGCACCTGCTCTCGCCGCGGATCATGGAGGCCTCGCTCGCCTCCGGGGTCACCACGATCATCGGCCAGGAGTTCGGCCCGGTCTGGGGCGTGGGCGTCAACTCGCCCTGGGCGCTGCGGCACGCGTTCAACGCCTTCGACGCCTGGCCGGTCAACATCGGCTTCCTCGGCCGCGGCTCCTCCTCCGACCCGGCCCCGCTGGTCGAGGCCCTGGTCGAGGGCGGCGCCAGCGGCTTCAAGGTGCACGAGGACATGGGCGCCCACACCCGCGCGCTGGACACCGCGCTGCGGGTCGCCGAGGAGCACGACGTGCAGGTCGCCCTGCACACCGACGGCCTCAACGAGTGCCTCTCCGTCGAGGACACCCTCGCCGTGCTGGAGGGCCGCACCATCCACGCCTTCCACATCGAGGGCTGCGGCGGCGGCCACGTGCCCAACGTGCTCAAGATGGCCGGCGTCGCCAACGTGATCGGCTCCTCCACCAACCCCACCCTGCCGTTCGGCCGGGACGCGCTGGCCGAGGCGGCCGGCATGATCGTCTCCGCCCACGACCTCAAGATCGACCTGCCCGGCGACGCCGCGATGGCCCGCGAGCGGGTCCGGGCCGGCACCATGGGCGCCGAGGGCGTGCTGCACGACCTCGGCCTGATCGGCATCACCTCCTCCGACGCCCAGGGCATGGGCCGGGCCGGCGAGACGGTGCGCCGCACCTTCGCCATGGCCGGCCGGATGAAGGAGCTGCTCGGCCCGCTGGACGGGCCGGACGGTGGCTACGGCACCCGGGAGAGCGGCGACGACAACCAGCGGGTGCTGCGCTACGTCGCCAAGCTCACCATCAACCCGGCCATCGCGCACGGCCTCTCGCACGAGGTCGGCTCGATCGAGGTCGGCAAGCTCGGCGACATCGTGCTCTGGCGGCCCGACCACTTCGGCGCCAAGCCGCAGCTGGTGCTGAAGGCCGGCTTCCCCGCCTACGGCGTGGTCGGCGACCCGAACGCCTCCACCGACCGCTGCGAACCCCTGGTGCTCGGGCCGCAGTTCGGCGCGCACGGCGCCACCGCCGCCGACATCTCGGTGGCCTTCGTCGCCCAGGCCGCCGCCGACGGCGCCTACCTGGACCGGGCCGGCGACCAACTCCCCACCCGCCGGCGCCGGGTGGGCGTGCGCGGCACCCGCGGCATCGGCCCCGGCTCGCTGGTCCGCAACGCCCGCACCGGACAGGTCGCGGTGGACGCCACCACCGGCCTGGTCTCCCTCGACGGCGACCCGCTGCGCGCCGAGCCCGCCGAGCGGGTCTCGCTCAGCCGCCTCTACTTCCTCTGA
- a CDS encoding urease subunit gamma translates to MRLTPTERDRLLIFTAAELARARRARGLRLNVPEATALIADTVCEAARDGKRLAEAVEAGRTVLGADDVLPGVPDVVTVIQVEAVFDDGTRLAVVNDPFRGAGSLGEDGPGAALPGTGEGYDPVEETVLLPVHNTSAVPISVTSHYHFFEANPRLAFDRAAAYGTRLAVPAGSSVRFEPGAVVEVGLLPIGGERVAIGFAGLVDGPLDAPGAREAALAKARATGYLVTFDDAESEEA, encoded by the coding sequence GTGCGACTCACCCCCACCGAACGGGACCGGCTGCTGATCTTCACAGCCGCCGAACTGGCCCGCGCGCGCCGGGCCCGCGGCCTTCGGCTCAACGTGCCGGAGGCCACCGCCCTGATCGCCGACACCGTCTGCGAGGCCGCCCGCGACGGCAAGCGGCTGGCCGAGGCGGTCGAGGCCGGCCGCACCGTGCTCGGCGCCGACGACGTGCTGCCCGGTGTGCCGGACGTGGTCACCGTCATCCAGGTCGAGGCCGTGTTCGACGACGGCACCCGGCTCGCCGTCGTCAACGACCCGTTCCGCGGCGCCGGTTCGCTCGGCGAGGACGGCCCCGGCGCCGCCCTGCCCGGCACCGGCGAGGGCTACGACCCGGTCGAGGAGACCGTCCTGCTGCCGGTGCACAACACCTCCGCCGTGCCGATCTCGGTCACCTCGCACTACCACTTCTTCGAGGCCAACCCCCGCCTCGCCTTCGACCGGGCCGCCGCCTACGGCACCCGGCTCGCCGTGCCGGCCGGCTCCTCGGTGCGGTTCGAACCCGGCGCGGTGGTCGAGGTCGGCCTGCTCCCGATCGGCGGCGAGCGGGTCGCGATCGGCTTCGCCGGCCTGGTCGACGGCCCGCTGGACGCCCCCGGCGCCCGCGAGGCCGCCCTCGCCAAGGCCCGCGCCACCGGCTACCTGGTCACCTTCGACGACGCGGAGAGCGAAGAGGCATGA
- a CDS encoding ATP-binding protein produces MESQQKFDTPRTECALHCVLAPADLAALAPLRARLRAALTDWGLAALADTAELLASELVTNALQHAGTGARLDAVVTAERRLLVEVRDEGTGLPRPRPADADATNGRGLLLVEALADRWGVRLRADGKVTWFELQG; encoded by the coding sequence ATGGAGAGTCAGCAGAAGTTCGACACCCCGCGCACCGAGTGCGCCCTGCACTGCGTGCTCGCGCCCGCCGACCTGGCCGCGCTGGCCCCGCTGCGCGCCCGGCTGCGCGCCGCACTGACCGACTGGGGCCTGGCCGCGCTGGCCGACACCGCCGAGCTGCTGGCCAGCGAGCTGGTCACCAACGCCCTGCAACACGCCGGCACCGGCGCCCGGCTGGACGCCGTGGTCACCGCCGAGCGCCGCCTGCTGGTCGAGGTCCGCGACGAGGGCACCGGCCTGCCCCGCCCGCGCCCCGCCGACGCGGACGCGACCAACGGCCGGGGCCTGCTGCTGGTCGAGGCGCTGGCCGACCGCTGGGGCGTGCGGCTGCGCGCCGACGGAAAGGTCACCTGGTTCGAGCTCCAGGGCTGA